A single genomic interval of Malania oleifera isolate guangnan ecotype guangnan chromosome 13, ASM2987363v1, whole genome shotgun sequence harbors:
- the LOC131145887 gene encoding agamous-like MADS-box protein AGL80, whose translation MTRKKVKLAYITNDSARKATFKKRKKGLMKKVSELSTLCGIDACAIIYSPYDSQPEVWPSPAGAHRVLSKFRKMPEMEQSKKMVNQESFLRQRISKARDQLKKQLKENREKEVANLMYRALAGKASLHALSLPDLHDLGWLVDHYLKDIHRRMDSFGLAVGSGSSGGSTGGAGESNNQQDHLQAASAVGLEVGNLGAEAMQSHRWLLELLNSSSVNADQSINNLGGFGGGGGSAATGGAGEDMNMMLPLIGDATNNYHSSLWSSAFFP comes from the coding sequence ATGACAAGGAAGAAGGTAAAGTTGGCATACATCACCAACGACTCGGCCAGGAAGGCGACCttcaagaagaggaagaagggacTGATGAAGAAGGTGAGCGAGCTGAGCACCCTGTGCGGGATCGACGCCTGCGCCATCATCTACAGCCCCTACGACTCCCAGCCCGAGGTCTGGCCCTCCCCCGCCGGCGCCCACCGCGTCCTCTCCAAGTTCCGCAAGATGCCGGAGATGGAGCagagcaagaagatggtgaaccAGGAGAGCTTCCTTCGCCAGCGCATCTCCAAGGCCCGCGACCAGCTCAAGAAACAGCTCAAGGAGAACCGCGAAAAGGAAGTCGCCAACCTCATGTACCGCGCTCTCGCCGGCAAAGCCTCTCTCCACGCCCTCTCCCTTCCCGACCTCCACGACCTCGGCTGGCTCGTCGACCATTATCTCAAGGACATCCACCGCCGCATGGACTCTTTTGGTTTGGCCGTCGGTAGTGGTAGCAGCGGCGGGAGTACTGGAGGTGCTGGAGAGAGTAACAATCAGCAGGACCACCTGCAGGCGGCTTCGGCCGTGGGGCTGGAGGTTGGGAATTTGGGGGCGGAGGCGATGCAGAGTCACCGGTGGCTGCTGGAGCTGCTCAACTCGTCAAGCGTGAACGCGGATCAGAGTATTAACAATCTAGGAGGGTTTGGAGGAGGCGGCGGCTCGGCGGCAACGGGAGGAGCAGGGGAGGATATGAATATGATGCTTCCGTTGATTGGGGATGCTACCAACAACTACCACAGCAGTTTGTGGTCTAGTGCTTTTTTCCCTTGA